The following proteins come from a genomic window of Galactobacillus timonensis:
- a CDS encoding transporter substrate-binding domain-containing protein, producing MNTKIWKSIMTAGMALSLAACGSSSAAASASTTSNAASSAAASTAAAAVGDGQTILIGISPDYPPFDDLTTDGQLTGFDYDMGEWIFNWLNENGYNYKHEWKQMSFDTIISSIQADQIDLGISGFTYAEDRKVLFSDPYYESAQVALVPDDSPLTSTDELAGKTLGCQLGSTGQTVAEEVSPDNTTAVKDMGVAIETLKAGGYDAVILDISVAKNYVAAGGFKMLDGKLLDESCHIIAKEGNTELMDAVNKALAAFLDSDDYNSLKEQYGIE from the coding sequence ATGAACACGAAAATCTGGAAATCAATCATGACAGCCGGCATGGCACTGAGCCTGGCGGCCTGCGGATCCAGCAGCGCTGCCGCATCCGCATCTACCACATCAAACGCCGCTTCTTCCGCAGCTGCTTCGACGGCAGCCGCAGCTGTAGGCGATGGACAGACGATTCTCATCGGCATCTCGCCGGATTATCCGCCGTTTGATGATCTGACCACAGACGGCCAGCTGACCGGCTTCGACTATGACATGGGCGAATGGATCTTCAACTGGCTCAACGAAAACGGCTACAACTACAAACATGAATGGAAACAGATGAGCTTCGACACCATCATCTCCTCAATTCAGGCCGATCAGATTGACCTGGGCATCTCGGGCTTCACCTATGCCGAAGACCGGAAGGTACTCTTCTCCGATCCCTACTATGAATCGGCACAGGTTGCTTTGGTTCCGGATGACAGCCCCCTCACTTCTACCGATGAACTTGCGGGAAAGACGCTTGGCTGCCAGCTCGGTTCCACGGGCCAGACGGTTGCTGAGGAAGTTTCGCCGGACAATACCACGGCTGTTAAAGATATGGGCGTTGCCATCGAAACACTGAAGGCAGGCGGCTATGACGCTGTCATCCTCGATATCTCCGTTGCCAAGAACTATGTCGCTGCCGGCGGCTTCAAAATGCTCGACGGTAAGCTGCTTGATGAATCGTGCCACATTATTGCCAAGGAAGGCAACACGGAACTTATGGATGCCGTCAACAAGGCCCTTGCCGCATTCCTGGACAGCGACGACTACAATAGTCTGAAAGAACAGTACGGCATCGAATAA
- a CDS encoding alpha/beta hydrolase, with product MTENGAAAVKKNKGKGRKRKRLVLFLVLALFLWGCFYFGSYYHADDTALAALESDDTVQVTEIPEGGWLFDGPTKDTAIIFYPGAKVETSAYAPLMHRIAEERADVFLLDMPLHMAFFGINKADRIRSAYGTYSSWFMAGHSLGAAMAAQYVSEHLDAYDGLIMLAGYPTKDLHADGFSLLNIYGSNDGHTGMLAKNPQYRPQDTTEVVIDGGNHAQFGNYGIQKGDGIADISAARQQEETAEAVAAFLSLH from the coding sequence ATGACAGAAAACGGCGCCGCAGCAGTAAAAAAGAATAAAGGAAAGGGACGGAAACGGAAACGGCTTGTTCTATTCCTTGTGCTGGCCCTGTTTCTTTGGGGTTGTTTCTATTTCGGCTCGTACTATCACGCCGATGACACGGCACTTGCGGCACTTGAAAGCGATGATACGGTGCAGGTAACAGAGATTCCGGAAGGCGGCTGGCTTTTTGACGGACCTACGAAGGATACAGCGATCATCTTCTATCCCGGCGCGAAGGTGGAAACCTCAGCCTATGCACCCTTGATGCACAGGATTGCGGAAGAACGTGCGGATGTATTTCTTCTTGACATGCCGCTGCACATGGCGTTCTTCGGCATCAATAAAGCCGATCGCATCCGGTCGGCTTACGGTACGTATTCTTCATGGTTTATGGCCGGCCACTCGCTTGGTGCGGCGATGGCGGCACAGTATGTCTCAGAACATCTCGATGCGTATGATGGCCTGATCATGCTTGCCGGCTATCCGACAAAGGATCTGCATGCGGATGGTTTTTCGCTGCTTAACATCTATGGCTCCAATGATGGTCATACCGGTATGCTTGCGAAGAACCCGCAGTATCGTCCGCAGGATACAACCGAAGTTGTGATTGACGGCGGAAACCATGCGCAGTTTGGCAATTATGGTATTCAGAAGGGGGACGGGATAGCGGATATTTCTGCCGCCCGGCAGCAGGAAGAAACCGCGGAAGCCGTTGCAGCATTTCTTTCTTTGCACTGA
- a CDS encoding DUF2804 family protein, with product MNNYSRFIDPCRRSVPVSKELVDADGNCVFGTFDREFESMDLLRARKPTRAPQILNRYRLTLWEATEISLKEGVLLAVVCDMGFFGKTLNIFFDRRTKKVTTWDTNLASRDTHIAPNLLHGSITEAETKTSHIRYENSFENGACHLSGHHTGSNSSSSDTISYDFHLTRISRPSVVSIPFGPNRPLYSQKDFFHAEGKLVLNGETIFSNEDTTAVVDDHRGYYPRRMHYDWVTTMGTNVHNGRKQFLALNLTRNQSMDQDKYNENLIWKEGETSLLPPVTFQRRPQSKDFRGQSVWLINDEHDMVRIRFLVQGISPMVLHAGIISIDYYVTFGELSGYVRDEDGTMYILDGMMGMGEDKTMLF from the coding sequence ATGAATAACTACAGCCGTTTTATCGACCCCTGCCGGCGCAGTGTACCCGTCTCAAAAGAGCTCGTAGACGCTGACGGCAATTGCGTCTTTGGAACCTTCGATCGCGAATTCGAATCCATGGACCTTCTCCGTGCCAGAAAGCCGACCCGTGCCCCGCAGATTCTCAACCGTTACAGGCTGACCCTCTGGGAAGCGACCGAAATCAGTCTCAAGGAAGGCGTCCTGCTGGCCGTCGTCTGTGACATGGGTTTTTTCGGCAAAACGCTGAACATTTTCTTCGACAGGCGTACGAAAAAAGTAACGACCTGGGATACAAACCTTGCCAGCCGGGATACGCACATCGCCCCCAATCTTCTGCATGGCAGTATCACGGAAGCCGAAACAAAGACAAGCCATATACGCTATGAGAATTCTTTCGAAAATGGAGCATGCCACCTCAGTGGACACCATACCGGAAGTAATTCATCATCCAGCGATACAATCTCCTACGATTTTCATCTCACCCGTATTTCCAGACCAAGCGTCGTCAGTATTCCCTTCGGCCCCAATCGTCCGCTGTACAGCCAGAAAGATTTTTTCCATGCCGAAGGAAAACTTGTTCTGAATGGCGAAACAATATTCTCGAACGAAGATACTACCGCCGTCGTCGACGATCATCGCGGCTATTATCCCCGCCGCATGCACTACGACTGGGTAACGACCATGGGCACCAATGTACACAATGGCAGAAAACAGTTCCTCGCCCTGAATCTGACCCGCAACCAGTCCATGGATCAGGATAAATACAATGAAAACCTGATCTGGAAAGAGGGCGAAACCAGCCTTCTGCCGCCCGTCACATTCCAGCGCCGGCCTCAGTCCAAAGATTTTCGCGGCCAAAGTGTCTGGCTCATCAACGATGAACACGATATGGTTCGTATCCGCTTCCTTGTTCAGGGCATCAGCCCCATGGTCCTGCATGCCGGAATCATCTCAATCGACTACTACGTAACATTCGGTGAGTTAAGCGGCTATGTCCGCGACGAAGACGGGACCATGTACATCCTCGATGGAATGATGGGAATGGGCGAAGACAAAACGATGCTGTTCTAG
- a CDS encoding MATE family efflux transporter, which produces MKNRHGKTQIDMLEGSLGDKILFFALPLAAASILQQLFNSADLAVVGRFDSAAAMAAVGSNAPVINLIVSLFTGLSVGANVVIASMVGAGRQKECPRAVSTLFTMALLSGVALIFIGLLLARPILSLMGAPANVMNLASEYLEIYFLGMPFVMIYNFVSAILRARGDARRPLIALTIAGIANVFLNLFFVIVMDLSVAGVAIATDISGAISAAIVTWDLAHEEEDFHLNLRHLCLDHRYIVKTVKIGLPAGLQGAVFALSNVVIQTAINSFGANAIAGASAGSNFEFMCYFIINAFAQTAVTFTSQNFAAKKFDRCKRVLRWCWGLGTVLTLALSLVFWFGRGFFIRFFTEDPEVIQYAYVRMLFVSTLEIGTGLYEIPGGCLRGMGRSMTPALLTILGSCVFRLIYINTIFLRFRSFETLFMIYPVSWLLTGAMVISAYYSARKHLFVM; this is translated from the coding sequence GTGAAAAATAGACATGGAAAAACACAGATCGATATGCTGGAGGGCAGCCTTGGTGACAAGATCCTTTTCTTTGCGCTTCCGTTGGCTGCAGCCAGTATTCTGCAGCAGCTGTTTAACAGCGCGGATCTGGCGGTTGTGGGACGGTTTGATTCGGCGGCGGCGATGGCTGCGGTTGGCTCCAATGCGCCGGTCATCAATCTGATTGTGTCGTTGTTTACAGGACTTTCGGTAGGGGCAAATGTTGTGATTGCGTCGATGGTCGGAGCTGGGCGTCAGAAGGAGTGTCCCCGCGCCGTTTCGACGCTGTTTACGATGGCCCTGCTGTCGGGCGTTGCATTGATCTTCATCGGGCTTCTGCTGGCGCGGCCGATTCTTTCTCTGATGGGGGCGCCGGCTAATGTGATGAATCTGGCCAGCGAATATCTGGAAATCTACTTTCTCGGCATGCCGTTTGTCATGATCTATAACTTCGTCAGCGCTATTCTGAGGGCCCGGGGCGATGCGCGGCGGCCGTTGATTGCGTTGACGATTGCCGGTATTGCCAATGTGTTTCTGAATCTGTTTTTTGTGATCGTTATGGATTTGTCTGTGGCGGGCGTTGCGATTGCGACCGACATTTCCGGTGCGATCAGTGCAGCCATTGTTACCTGGGATCTGGCACATGAGGAGGAAGATTTCCACCTGAATCTTCGTCATCTTTGTCTGGATCACCGATACATTGTGAAAACGGTAAAAATCGGTCTTCCGGCAGGACTGCAGGGTGCGGTATTCGCTTTGAGCAACGTTGTCATTCAGACGGCAATCAACAGCTTCGGCGCCAATGCCATCGCCGGCGCAAGCGCCGGTTCCAATTTCGAGTTCATGTGCTATTTCATCATCAATGCGTTTGCCCAGACGGCGGTTACCTTTACGTCGCAGAACTTTGCGGCAAAGAAATTCGACCGGTGCAAGCGCGTGCTGCGCTGGTGCTGGGGACTGGGAACGGTGCTGACGCTGGCGCTAAGCCTGGTCTTCTGGTTCGGCCGCGGCTTCTTCATCCGGTTCTTTACGGAGGATCCGGAAGTCATTCAGTATGCCTATGTCCGTATGCTGTTTGTCAGTACGCTCGAAATCGGGACGGGACTCTATGAAATACCGGGCGGGTGTTTGCGCGGGATGGGCCGCAGTATGACACCAGCCTTGCTGACGATCCTGGGGTCGTGCGTCTTCCGTCTGATCTACATCAATACGATCTTTCTGCGCTTCCGCTCCTTTGAAACACTGTTTATGATCTATCCCGTTTCGTGGCTGTTAACCGGTGCGATGGTCATTTCGGCGTACTACAGCGCACGAAAGCATCTCTTTGTGATGTAA